TACGAAATCACGCTTATATCGAATAATTTGCCGTCGGGGTATTTCAGAGACCTGCAGATTATCAAAGAAGCGTTTCTTCCGGCATTCGATACTCTGAAGGAGTGTCTTATCATGGCTACACGCATGCTGACGCACGTTACCATAAACGACCACATTCTCGACGACGATAAATACAAACTTATTTTCAGTGTAGAAGAGGTTAATCGCCTTACGCTCGAAGGCATTCCTTTCCGGGACGCATATAAAAAAGTAGGGCTCGATATAGAAGCGGGTAAATTCGAGACCGATAAAAAAGTACATCATACGCACGAAGGGAGCATCGGTAATCTTTGCAACGAACCGGTAAAACTGCTTATGCAACACGTCATCGACGGTTACGGTTTCGAAAAAGCGAATAGTGCCGAACTACGGTTGTTAGGACAATAAAAAAATTTATTGTCTTTTGTCATCCGTTTTACTACCCTTGTCACTGTGAATGCAGCCATGTCATCCCGAGGCTCTGATGAAATTTGCGATTAAGCGAGAGCAAAACGAAACGCATGTTTCGGATTTGCCGAGCGTAAGCAAATTGGAGACGGCAGAGCCGGCTCAGTAGACCTCCTAATAGCGGTCACCTCGGATAATTACCCTTTGTCACTAAAGGAATTTGCCCTGCTCTTGCTACTATGGCATTGGGTAATTCCTTCTTACTCGTTAATGCCGAGGTAATGTCCCCGGAGTTTCTTCGCTCATCGCTCAACATGACAAGACTCAATAGTCGCTGACGCAGCGGGCACTAAAATTAAAAACCTCGGACCCATTTTTCCATTTATAATAAACATTCGCGAAAGAATACTTTTTAGCAAAATCAAAATATACAACGGCCGAGAAGGCAAAGTCAGTAGTATTACCTTTAGCTGAACGTTCTGTAGAAGCCCAATATCCGGGAGCCCCATACAAAGGGTTGGCGGGATATATATTGTTAACCGCCTCTTGCAAAACCCGGATTAACAATAATTCGCGCACTGTAGGCAACCGCCACCGCCGGCCGCCCGTCGTTAAGGCGCGGCAACCGGTTTTATTGGGAGTATCTATAAAGTCAGGCTGATCTTTATCTTGAGAAATATTGACATTCTCAAACCCCGACGCTTTATACCACGAACCAGGAGCTATATCCGTCGGCGCTATGATAAACCGCGCCGAGACCCGGCTGTTGATATCGGGGTTGCTACCGTTCCCGTTCCCCCGATCATACCGATGACGAATGGTAGCCCCATTCCGCGTAAGTACCGTACCGATAGGCCATATCGCCCTCGCGGGCATCCCTTCGGCATAAAAGACCGCGACCGGTTCGGTAAAACCGGGTATCGTTTCTTTCTGAATGTATTGCGCCGAAGCGTCGAGAAATAAGCCTGGGCATACGGCTGCCGCGCACAGGCCTAAAATAGAGATTCGCAAGATCGATTTCATTTTATTGTGTTTTATTGTCCTTTTCATTTTCGCTTCAATAGTTTATCTGACGTACCCCTCTTACAAAATAAGTACCGGACTGCACTTTATCATTATTAAAAAAAATTGAGTTACGACTAGAGACTAAATAGTAGGCAGAAGGGGCTCCGGGAGTTTTATAGTGCTCTACTGCCGTAGACGACCAATAGCCATAATAGAGGTTGTTGCTACTG
This DNA window, taken from Coprobacter tertius, encodes the following:
- a CDS encoding DUF1566 domain-containing protein, whose product is MKSILRISILGLCAAAVCPGLFLDASAQYIQKETIPGFTEPVAVFYAEGMPARAIWPIGTVLTRNGATIRHRYDRGNGNGSNPDINSRVSARFIIAPTDIAPGSWYKASGFENVNISQDKDQPDFIDTPNKTGCRALTTGGRRWRLPTVRELLLIRVLQEAVNNIYPANPLYGAPGYWASTERSAKGNTTDFAFSAVVYFDFAKKYSFANVYYKWKNGSEVFNFSARCVSDY